A DNA window from Cetobacterium ceti contains the following coding sequences:
- the rplS gene encoding 50S ribosomal protein L19: MKEKLIQLVEQNYLRTDIPAFKAGDTIGVYYKVVEGNKERVQLFEGVVIRVNGGGIAKTFTVRKVTGGIGVERIIPVNSPMIDKIEVLKIGRVRRSKLYYLRGLSGKKARIKEIRK, translated from the coding sequence ATGAAAGAAAAATTAATCCAATTAGTAGAGCAAAACTACTTAAGAACTGATATCCCTGCGTTTAAAGCTGGAGATACTATCGGAGTTTACTACAAAGTAGTAGAAGGAAACAAAGAAAGAGTTCAGTTATTTGAAGGAGTAGTAATCAGAGTAAACGGTGGAGGAATCGCTAAGACTTTCACAGTAAGAAAAGTAACAGGTGGAATCGGAGTAGAAAGAATTATACCTGTTAACTCACCTATGATAGACAAAATCGAAGTATTAAAAATAGGAAGAGTAAGAAGATCTAAACTTTACTACCTAAGAGGACTTTCAGGTAAGAAAGCTAGAATCAAAGAAATCAGAAAGTAA
- a CDS encoding LA_2272 family surface repeat-containing protein: MKKLIVAASTLLLSAGAFGAESFEAGLLSPTQLKGPQTSVDGVRIGLIYTVNKNVEGLDLNLIANKKQNFKGLSLGSFYDRTEGDFTGARLGWFIPITFNSVGGNMTGVQFGAVNIVEKNMKGAQFGAVNFTKTGTGLQFGLFNKADSFKGLQLGFINYTEHLEGLQIGLVNMAQNSQVFEVLPLLNFNFKF, encoded by the coding sequence ATGAAAAAATTAATTGTTGCAGCAAGTACATTGTTATTATCAGCAGGAGCTTTTGGAGCTGAAAGTTTTGAAGCGGGATTATTATCTCCTACTCAATTAAAAGGACCACAAACAAGTGTTGATGGAGTAAGAATTGGATTGATTTATACTGTAAATAAAAATGTTGAAGGATTAGATCTTAACTTAATTGCCAATAAAAAACAGAATTTTAAAGGGCTATCTTTAGGATCATTTTATGATAGAACAGAGGGAGATTTTACAGGAGCTAGATTAGGATGGTTTATACCAATTACTTTTAACAGTGTTGGTGGAAATATGACTGGAGTTCAGTTTGGAGCTGTGAATATAGTTGAGAAAAATATGAAAGGAGCTCAATTTGGAGCTGTTAACTTTACAAAAACAGGAACAGGATTACAATTTGGACTATTCAATAAAGCAGATAGCTTTAAAGGGTTACAATTGGGATTCATTAACTATACAGAACATTTAGAAGGATTACAAATAGGACTTGTAAATATGGCTCAAAATAGCCAAGTCTTTGAAGTATTACCTCTTTTAAACTTTAACTTTAAGTTTTAA